The following are encoded together in the Peromyscus leucopus breed LL Stock chromosome 1, UCI_PerLeu_2.1, whole genome shotgun sequence genome:
- the Det1 gene encoding DET1 homolog isoform X1, with product MMKLITTDRSQRDVIMDHHVSTIKPRRIQNQNVIHRLERRRISSGKAGTHWHQVRVFHQNVFPNFTVVNVEKPPCFLRKFSPDGRYFIAFSSDQTSLEIYEYQGCQAAEDLLQGYEGEILSNGNDQRSVSIRGRLFERFFVLLHITNVAANGEHLNRECSLFTDDCRCVIVGSAAYLPDEPHPPFYEVYRNSESVTPNPRSPLEDYSLHIIDLHTGRLCDTRTFKCDKVVLSHNQGLYLYKNILAILSVQQQTIHVFQVTPEGTFIDVRTIGRFCYEDDLLTVSAVFPEVQRDSQTGMANPFRDPFINSLKHRLLVYLWRRAEQDGSAMAKRRFFQYFDQLRQLRMWKMQLLDENHLFIKYTSEDVVTLRVTDPSQASFFVVYNMVTTEVIAVFENTSDELLELFENFCDLFRNATLHSEVQFPCSASSNNFARQIQRRFKDTIINAKYGGHTEAVRRLLGQLPISAQSYSGSPYLDLSLFSYDDKWVSVMERPKTCGDHPIRFYARDSGLLKFEIQAGLLGRPINHTVRRLVAFTFHPFEPFAISVQRTNAEYVVNFHVRHRCTSAPHHSRAGQDFAPA from the exons ATGATGAAGCTGATAACCACAGATCGTTCTCAAAG aGATGTTATAATGGATCATCATGTTTCTACCATTAAACCTCGAAGAATCCAAAATCAGAATGTCATTCACCGCTTAGAACGCCGGCGTATCAGTTCAGGCAAGGCAGGTACCCACTGGCATCAGGTCCGAGTGTTCCACCAGAATGTCTTCCCTAACTTCACAGTCGTCAACGTTGAAAAGCCGCCTTGTTTCTTGCGTAAATTCTCACCCGATGGACGCTACtttattgctttttcttctgACCAGACATCTCTTGAGATCTACGAGTACCAGGGCTGTCAGGCCGCAGAGGACCTCTTGCAAGGATATGAAGGGGAGATCTTATCCAACGGCAATGACCAGCGGTCAGTGAGCATCCGGGGCCGGCTCTTTGAGCGCTTTTTTGTCCTGTTGCACATTACCAACGTAGCGGCCAACGGCGAGCACTTGAACCGCGAGTGTAGCCTCTTCACTGATGACTGCCGCTGTGTCATCGTGGGTTCCGCCGCCTATCTCCCCGATGAGCCTCACCCCCCTTTCTATGAGGTCTATCGGAACAGTGAGTCAGTGACCCCCAACCCGAGATCCCCTCTAGAGGACTATTCCCTCCACATCATCGACCTTCACACTGGCCGTTTGTGTGACACACGCACATTCAAGTGTGACAAAGTGGTCCTGTCACACAACCAAGGGCTGTACTTGTACAAAAACATCCTGGCCATATTGTCTGTGCAGCAGCAGACCATTCACGTCTTCCAGGTGACTCCGGAAGGTACCTTTATCGACGTGCGGACCATTGGCCGCTTCTGCTACGAGGATGACCTGCTCACCGTGTCAGCTGTTTTCCCTGAGGTGCAGCGGGACAGTCAGACAGGCATGGCCAATCCCTTTAGGGACCCTTTCATCAACTCCCTCAAGCACCGCTTGCTGGTTTATCTCTGGCGCAGGGCGGAACAGGATGGCAGCGCCATGGCCAAGAGGCGTTTCTTCCAGTACTTTGACCAGCTGCGGCAGCTGCGCATGTGGAAGATGCAGCTTCTGGATGAAAACCATCTCTTCATCAAGTACACCAGCGAGGACGTGGTGACACTGCGGGTCACCGACCCGTCTCAG GCATCCTTCTTTGTGGTGTACAACATGGTGACGACGGAGGTGATCGCAGTGTTTGAGAATACGTCAGATGAGCTTCTGGAGCTCTTTGAGAACTTCTGTGACCTCTTCCGCAATGCGACCCTGCACAGTGAGGTCCAGTTTCCTTGTTCGGCTTCTAGCAACAATTTTGCACGGCAGATCCAGCGCCG GTTCAAAGATACGATTATAAATGCCAAGTATGGAGGGCACACGGAGGCTGTGCGCCGGCTGCTAGGCCAGCTCCCCATCAGTGCCCAGTCTTACAGTGGGAGCCCCTACCTGGATTTGTCTCTCTTCAGCTACGATGACAAGTGGGTGTCAGTCATGGAGCGACCCAAGACTTGTGGAGATCACCCGATCAG GTTCTACGCCCGGGACTCTGGCTTGCTGAAGTTTGAGATCCAGGCAGGCTTGCTGGGCCGCCCCATCAACCACACGGTGCGTCGCCTCGTCGCCTTCACCTTCCACCCCTTTGAGCCGTTCGCCATTTCGGTGCAGAGGACTAACGCAGAGTACGTTGTCAACTTCCACGTGCGGCACCGCTGCACCTCGGCGCCTCACCACAGCCGCGCTGGCCAGGACTTCGCCCCTGCTTGA
- the Det1 gene encoding DET1 homolog isoform X3, protein MDHHVSTIKPRRIQNQNVIHRLERRRISSGKAGTHWHQVRVFHQNVFPNFTVVNVEKPPCFLRKFSPDGRYFIAFSSDQTSLEIYEYQGCQAAEDLLQGYEGEILSNGNDQRSVSIRGRLFERFFVLLHITNVAANGEHLNRECSLFTDDCRCVIVGSAAYLPDEPHPPFYEVYRNSESVTPNPRSPLEDYSLHIIDLHTGRLCDTRTFKCDKVVLSHNQGLYLYKNILAILSVQQQTIHVFQVTPEGTFIDVRTIGRFCYEDDLLTVSAVFPEVQRDSQTGMANPFRDPFINSLKHRLLVYLWRRAEQDGSAMAKRRFFQYFDQLRQLRMWKMQLLDENHLFIKYTSEDVVTLRVTDPSQASFFVVYNMVTTEVIAVFENTSDELLELFENFCDLFRNATLHSEVQFPCSASSNNFARQIQRRFKDTIINAKYGGHTEAVRRLLGQLPISAQSYSGSPYLDLSLFSYDDKWVSVMERPKTCGDHPIRFYARDSGLLKFEIQAGLLGRPINHTVRRLVAFTFHPFEPFAISVQRTNAEYVVNFHVRHRCTSAPHHSRAGQDFAPA, encoded by the exons ATGGATCATCATGTTTCTACCATTAAACCTCGAAGAATCCAAAATCAGAATGTCATTCACCGCTTAGAACGCCGGCGTATCAGTTCAGGCAAGGCAGGTACCCACTGGCATCAGGTCCGAGTGTTCCACCAGAATGTCTTCCCTAACTTCACAGTCGTCAACGTTGAAAAGCCGCCTTGTTTCTTGCGTAAATTCTCACCCGATGGACGCTACtttattgctttttcttctgACCAGACATCTCTTGAGATCTACGAGTACCAGGGCTGTCAGGCCGCAGAGGACCTCTTGCAAGGATATGAAGGGGAGATCTTATCCAACGGCAATGACCAGCGGTCAGTGAGCATCCGGGGCCGGCTCTTTGAGCGCTTTTTTGTCCTGTTGCACATTACCAACGTAGCGGCCAACGGCGAGCACTTGAACCGCGAGTGTAGCCTCTTCACTGATGACTGCCGCTGTGTCATCGTGGGTTCCGCCGCCTATCTCCCCGATGAGCCTCACCCCCCTTTCTATGAGGTCTATCGGAACAGTGAGTCAGTGACCCCCAACCCGAGATCCCCTCTAGAGGACTATTCCCTCCACATCATCGACCTTCACACTGGCCGTTTGTGTGACACACGCACATTCAAGTGTGACAAAGTGGTCCTGTCACACAACCAAGGGCTGTACTTGTACAAAAACATCCTGGCCATATTGTCTGTGCAGCAGCAGACCATTCACGTCTTCCAGGTGACTCCGGAAGGTACCTTTATCGACGTGCGGACCATTGGCCGCTTCTGCTACGAGGATGACCTGCTCACCGTGTCAGCTGTTTTCCCTGAGGTGCAGCGGGACAGTCAGACAGGCATGGCCAATCCCTTTAGGGACCCTTTCATCAACTCCCTCAAGCACCGCTTGCTGGTTTATCTCTGGCGCAGGGCGGAACAGGATGGCAGCGCCATGGCCAAGAGGCGTTTCTTCCAGTACTTTGACCAGCTGCGGCAGCTGCGCATGTGGAAGATGCAGCTTCTGGATGAAAACCATCTCTTCATCAAGTACACCAGCGAGGACGTGGTGACACTGCGGGTCACCGACCCGTCTCAG GCATCCTTCTTTGTGGTGTACAACATGGTGACGACGGAGGTGATCGCAGTGTTTGAGAATACGTCAGATGAGCTTCTGGAGCTCTTTGAGAACTTCTGTGACCTCTTCCGCAATGCGACCCTGCACAGTGAGGTCCAGTTTCCTTGTTCGGCTTCTAGCAACAATTTTGCACGGCAGATCCAGCGCCG GTTCAAAGATACGATTATAAATGCCAAGTATGGAGGGCACACGGAGGCTGTGCGCCGGCTGCTAGGCCAGCTCCCCATCAGTGCCCAGTCTTACAGTGGGAGCCCCTACCTGGATTTGTCTCTCTTCAGCTACGATGACAAGTGGGTGTCAGTCATGGAGCGACCCAAGACTTGTGGAGATCACCCGATCAG GTTCTACGCCCGGGACTCTGGCTTGCTGAAGTTTGAGATCCAGGCAGGCTTGCTGGGCCGCCCCATCAACCACACGGTGCGTCGCCTCGTCGCCTTCACCTTCCACCCCTTTGAGCCGTTCGCCATTTCGGTGCAGAGGACTAACGCAGAGTACGTTGTCAACTTCCACGTGCGGCACCGCTGCACCTCGGCGCCTCACCACAGCCGCGCTGGCCAGGACTTCGCCCCTGCTTGA
- the Det1 gene encoding DET1 homolog isoform X2 has protein sequence MMKLITTDRSQRDVIMDHHVSTIKPRRIQNQNVIHRLERRRISSGKAGTHWHQVRVFHQNVFPNFTVVNVEKPPCFLRKFSPDGRYFIAFSSDQTSLEIYEYQGCQAAEDLLQGYEGEILSNGNDQRSVSIRGRLFERFFVLLHITNVAANGEHLNRECSLFTDDCRCVIVGSAAYLPDEPHPPFYEVYRNSESVTPNPRSPLEDYSLHIIDLHTGRLCDTRTFKCDKVVLSHNQGLYLYKNILAILSVQQQTIHVFQVTPEGTFIDVRTIGRFCYEDDLLTVSAVFPEVQRDSQTGMANPFRDPFINSLKHRLLVYLWRRAEQDGSAMAKRRFFQYFDQLRQLRMWKMQLLDENHLFIKYTSEDVVTLRVTDPSQASFFVVYNMVTTEVIAVFENTSDELLELFENFCDLFRNATLHSEVQFPCSASSNNFARQIQRRFYARDSGLLKFEIQAGLLGRPINHTVRRLVAFTFHPFEPFAISVQRTNAEYVVNFHVRHRCTSAPHHSRAGQDFAPA, from the exons ATGATGAAGCTGATAACCACAGATCGTTCTCAAAG aGATGTTATAATGGATCATCATGTTTCTACCATTAAACCTCGAAGAATCCAAAATCAGAATGTCATTCACCGCTTAGAACGCCGGCGTATCAGTTCAGGCAAGGCAGGTACCCACTGGCATCAGGTCCGAGTGTTCCACCAGAATGTCTTCCCTAACTTCACAGTCGTCAACGTTGAAAAGCCGCCTTGTTTCTTGCGTAAATTCTCACCCGATGGACGCTACtttattgctttttcttctgACCAGACATCTCTTGAGATCTACGAGTACCAGGGCTGTCAGGCCGCAGAGGACCTCTTGCAAGGATATGAAGGGGAGATCTTATCCAACGGCAATGACCAGCGGTCAGTGAGCATCCGGGGCCGGCTCTTTGAGCGCTTTTTTGTCCTGTTGCACATTACCAACGTAGCGGCCAACGGCGAGCACTTGAACCGCGAGTGTAGCCTCTTCACTGATGACTGCCGCTGTGTCATCGTGGGTTCCGCCGCCTATCTCCCCGATGAGCCTCACCCCCCTTTCTATGAGGTCTATCGGAACAGTGAGTCAGTGACCCCCAACCCGAGATCCCCTCTAGAGGACTATTCCCTCCACATCATCGACCTTCACACTGGCCGTTTGTGTGACACACGCACATTCAAGTGTGACAAAGTGGTCCTGTCACACAACCAAGGGCTGTACTTGTACAAAAACATCCTGGCCATATTGTCTGTGCAGCAGCAGACCATTCACGTCTTCCAGGTGACTCCGGAAGGTACCTTTATCGACGTGCGGACCATTGGCCGCTTCTGCTACGAGGATGACCTGCTCACCGTGTCAGCTGTTTTCCCTGAGGTGCAGCGGGACAGTCAGACAGGCATGGCCAATCCCTTTAGGGACCCTTTCATCAACTCCCTCAAGCACCGCTTGCTGGTTTATCTCTGGCGCAGGGCGGAACAGGATGGCAGCGCCATGGCCAAGAGGCGTTTCTTCCAGTACTTTGACCAGCTGCGGCAGCTGCGCATGTGGAAGATGCAGCTTCTGGATGAAAACCATCTCTTCATCAAGTACACCAGCGAGGACGTGGTGACACTGCGGGTCACCGACCCGTCTCAG GCATCCTTCTTTGTGGTGTACAACATGGTGACGACGGAGGTGATCGCAGTGTTTGAGAATACGTCAGATGAGCTTCTGGAGCTCTTTGAGAACTTCTGTGACCTCTTCCGCAATGCGACCCTGCACAGTGAGGTCCAGTTTCCTTGTTCGGCTTCTAGCAACAATTTTGCACGGCAGATCCAGCGCCG GTTCTACGCCCGGGACTCTGGCTTGCTGAAGTTTGAGATCCAGGCAGGCTTGCTGGGCCGCCCCATCAACCACACGGTGCGTCGCCTCGTCGCCTTCACCTTCCACCCCTTTGAGCCGTTCGCCATTTCGGTGCAGAGGACTAACGCAGAGTACGTTGTCAACTTCCACGTGCGGCACCGCTGCACCTCGGCGCCTCACCACAGCCGCGCTGGCCAGGACTTCGCCCCTGCTTGA